Genomic window (Pelodiscus sinensis isolate JC-2024 chromosome 17, ASM4963464v1, whole genome shotgun sequence):
acaaagccctggctgggatgatttagttgggattggtcctgctttggacagggagctggacttgataacctcctgaggtctcttccagccctaggattctattattctaatgcCTTAACTGCTGGCCCATTCTTTCTGCTGTGCTGCATAATTTCATACAGCTGACCTGTTTTGCTTCATAGGTACATAATAAATATCGTATCAGCTACATAactgatttttcatttttgtcttgCTCTTTACATGTTAGGGGCatgaattaaaaaataatttctctcAAATTGTGACCTTTTCTAGCTGGCAAACAGTAATCTTTCTTTTTGGCCTTTCTAAAGGAGAGGTGATTTGATTACATTTATTTCCTGGTTTAGGTACCAGCAACTTCATGGAAATCAACAGGAAGTTtaccgccttgaatattttaaatagagaggcgggataaaatattttaaataaataaatacattaattaattATAACTTTTATCTGCTCAGGGAATGGTTTTACAAATTAACCATCGCTACAGAGGAAGATGCACTTTCTTAGCCATTaagtgtttaatttttttaaataatactcTTTACAGAATCTGGAGAACATTATTCAATAGAGAACAAGTTTTAAGTTAGGTCAAATTGTAAACTGAGCTACCTGACAGTATCCTGTTAATGCGGTGCATATTAATTTGGGGTATTATCCAGCTTATGTGCAACTAAAATAATCTTTGGATGTCATCTGGAAATTAATTGAAAGCAGAGTATATGAAGAGAATGAATTATGAAAGCAAATGTTTCTTCCCTAATATAGTAAATGTAGAAAATAGCCTATGAAGCCAGCATTCTTCttcttatttgtttgtttgttttacaagaGTTCTGTCACTCAGTAGAAGAGGCACAGTTGTGTAGTGCTTAAAGCAAAAGACTCTGTCTCCAGGGATATCCTGGGTTTTAATGCCAGCTGAATCACTTAGATGTGTCTACTCTACACACTCCACCTGGACTGTGATTCGGGTTTCGAGTCCAACCCCCTCTCCCGTCCAGATGCGATTCAGTCTGACTCTGGTCAGCAAGCTGTCAGGTGCTACAACCTTGCTggagatgtggggaggggagaggaatcaGAGCCAAGTATAAGTGCCACTGTGACTTAGATTCCAGGCCTGTCATTTTGCAGTGTGAATGCAGATCAAGTCAGAAGGTCTGTGCAGTGTGGTATGGAGACGTTAGTATGTCTTGAGACACGGGTCAGTAGTCGTTAATCCAGGATTATAATGCAGTGTGAACGCTCAAGCCTGGGCTTGGAAACAGAGTCCCGTGACTCTTTCCATGGGTCACTTAACTTTTGTCTTAGTCAACCCGCATGGAAAATTGGACCTTGTAGTTATATAGAGCAGCAAACAAACACAGCACTGTACAGTGGGTAAAAAGTGCTGAACTTATCCTGGGATCCATGCCCCAAGGAACTAGCTGTTTAAAGACACAGCCTATGTTTCATTACTGTACTTGTTTCTGTTGGATCTTTAGGTGGAAGATGGTTGATCACTGACCATATCCTTAACATTACCGATGTAAGGTTTGGTGACCGTGGACGGTACACCTGTGCAGCCACTAATCATAATGGCACCTCCTACTACACAGTCACCCTGAGGGTTATCTTCACATCGGGGGATATGAGCATCTACTACATGATTGTGTGTCTGGTTGCTTTTACGATCATCCTCATTTTAAACATAACCCGTCTGTGTATGATGAGTAGTCACCTCCGCAAGACAGAGAAGGCCATCAATGAGTTCTTCAGGACAGAAGGTGCTGAGAAGCTTCAGAAGGCCTTTGAGATCGCCAAGCGCATCCCTATCATCACCTCTGCCAAAACCTTGGAGCTGGCCAAAGTCACCCAGTTTAAAACCATGGAATTTGCTCGATACATTGAAGAACTTGCTAGAAgcattcccctcccacctctaATCCTTAACTGTAGGGCATTCATGGAGGAGATCTTTGAAGCAGTGCGAGTTGATGATCCAGATGAAGTTGGCGAGGAAACCAAACAGACCCAAGCTCTTACTACCCAAGATGCAATCTACCCCATCAATCCAGAGCTCAAGCGCAGTAATTCACCAGCAGGAGACTCGGATGATGGCTCTGTGAATGAGCAGGGTCAAGAAATAGCAGTCCAAGTATCAGTCCACCTTCAGTCAGAAATACAAAGCATTGGCACTGTTTCCCATGACAGCTGCAATTCTGTACCTTCCGAAGAAGAGGTTTGCTGAATCCTGCTAGGTGGAATTATTGCAGCTGCATCTGATTTCTGTAGGCCATCAAGAGAAAAGGAACTAGGCCCTTGAGCGATAATCAAATGTGCACAAGAAATAATGCTTTTTTTCCAGAATATGAGGTGTCAAAACTATTCTCTGTGATCAGTGTATTTCCTCATTTGTGTTTTTCGGTGTTGATCTGCAGATTTAAAGCCTGCTTAGATGAGGCCATTTGGAATACTCTTTTGCAATAGTTTTGTTAAGCAAACATACTCAACTGGAAACATTTCACAAAGGGGATGATTCACACTCAACTTCTTGGTTGCCTCAGTGACTGTTTCAGAGGTGGCTAAATTAAGCTAAACACCTGCCATAGAATTCTTTCCTTTGTGAACTGTTTCTTCATATACACTCAGAAATCTAAATTATTTCTTATTCAAGTGTGCTTGCATTATTATGATGATGACGATTTGAGACGTGCGCTTTTTGAATTGCTTCTTGATGTGTGCAGCCCATCAGACCTGTAGGCTTTGTCTGCTTTGTGTATTTTGCTCTGTGTTGCCCTCAAAACATACTTTAGTTAGAGTAAGGAATAGTGCCAGACCGTGCATCTAGATTACGTTAattcccagcatttcaaagcagtttaTGGACTAATCAGAGCTCTCAAATTTTGCAAAAACTTACCAAAATGCTGTTGTAAAATATGGAAAATTACATCTTGATTTTGACGTAATCAACACCATAGTTAAATGACCGATATTGCCAGTTGCCTTACCCTGTTTGGTTTACATGGCtagacaggaaagcagcacagCTGGTCTTATTTGTTCCTGGACTTGATTGACTTTACTCACTGCAGAAAATCCAAACAATTATTTTACATTGCCATTAGCAAGAGATGACTAGTTGGTAGTTGTTTTTCCTAAAATAAATCTACAGGTCAAATGTCTCAGGCCATTGTTTCTAAACAATATTAACAAGAAAAGAGATGGGGGCTtcaggccagattctcagctgtggCTAGTGTGCAGCAAGGGAAGGAAGCCACAAAGGAACTAGTTATGGCTCCCAGGTTGTGCTGTTTGCCAGAGATTACTGGAATGCGGTAATTCTCTGGCCATGCCTCCTTCCATTTCCAGCAAGACCCATGGTGAGAGCTGCAAGGAGGTATAGTACGAGAGCTGACTATACTTGCCCTGCGCTAGTTAGGGACTCTCCCATGCGAGAAGATGCCTCAGCGGAAGAGACCCAGTTCTAGGAACTGGAATATAGAAGAGACTCTGACCCCTACTTTCACTCTTTGGTGCTgatcttttcctttttttgtttgttttctattttacATTTATAGCGTATCACTTAAATAGTATTTTATTTCGAGGTGAGATTTAAATCTATGTAAGGCTTGTAAGCACTCCACAAATTAATTTCTTACACCTGCTGGAAGCATAGTGCCACAGAATAGTAACAGCTTGGCCACAACAGCACTGTTTAGCTTCCCGCATCTCTTTCTTTGCTTCCTCATTTTGAAAGGTGACTTGAACGAGTGGTTTCTGGAAGGAACATTTAAGATTCTTAAGAGGTTTTAAGGTTATGTTTACAGGAGTGGAAGTGGATGACACACGGGCATAGAAGAGCCATTCTACAAAGCAGGGTCATCTACGGTAAGACGTCCTTGTATCAAATAGAGTGACTGAATCATATTTATGTGACAGTATTAGGCAACTAGAAGCTGAAACATTTTTAAGTTCTTTGCTTAGTAGCTTTAGAAGCCAATCACAAGCAGTGCAGGTCTAGCAGACCTTGTCTTGGCTGAGAGGCCTTTGTTTATTGGGACCGTAGGAGTTTCTGACTGGATCAGCCCGGTCATCCATCTGCTCCAGTCTCCTGTTTCTGACACTGGGCTGTGCTTCAGAAGAATAGGTCCTGCAATAGGTATTTCTAGAATAAGCTGCACTTAGTGATAGATTCTTCCTCACCCTTCTATAACTAGAGGTTGGTTTATGCCCCTCTTCGTTTTACAGGTTTATATTCCTTCCTCAgccctttatttattttttaacagtCCTGGTTGTAACTCTGGTTGTTCCTGTTATTCAGCTAAATGGCCAATCCTTTGGAATCCTGCGAAGCTGCTGGCCTCTGGCTAAGTCTGCATCCTGAGGGAGACAATTTCCTTGGGTCAAGTTTGAATGTCATAGCTCAAAGATGTTCAGGCCGGAAGGAATGGCCGTGTGATCTTTCTTTAAGCATCCCCCAAGCTATAGGTTTCCACATCACCCTGCCTGTCTTTCAGAGAAGCTAGATGTGCCCTTCTGTCAAACTGTCACCCTCCAGACGGTGGCAGCATCCTTGCTGTTTTTGTCCCCGTGTTGTAAATGCAGTTTGGAGACACAACCGTAAAATCAGGGCTCCTTTTAAATACTTCCAAACCAGCAGATGTGCAATAATGATTGACAGATGTCTCCTCAAAAATGGCAGCTTGCATGCAACAAAATGACACTGAAGCCATGTGAGATCAATGTAAGAGAACAGCTCCCTCGTTAACCGAATCTGTTCTTTCATTTGTATAGTTCATGTAGGTAACACAGTGTTCTTGCTGAATCacgtctgtgtgtgtctgtttcatTTGGTGTCTGAGTAGCAGAGAGAAAGGACTTGTTCCACAAGGCCAGAAAATGCAGAAATGATGaccaaaaaaaaatacaaaatgaagtGGTCAATTTGTAATAGTGACAAGTCATTTCACTTCTGGAAGGAGGCTGCTTTGTAGTTTTTTCTGTACATAAGTAGCATTTATGACATGCATGTCCCACGCTTATTTCCACTGAACTTAATCAGAGCAGGGTTGGAACCCTAATATGATATTCATGAGTGCTGTGACACTGGAAGCAGGATAACACTGATGTGTAGAACCCATAATTTCCAAATAACAACCCCCTGACATGGTAGTTTCCAAACAGGCTGGTGACTTATTGCAAACATGGGGAGTATCTGCTGttgcttgaaaaaaaaatttttta
Coding sequences:
- the MFAP3 gene encoding microfibril-associated glycoprotein 3, encoding MKLSCCLLTLIITAVLPAAFALENVASNRTITPGSRSVSPNASLHPVFRVMANSPAHHDIIAKEGSSVLIECKLNLSRYEFILWYNSKAQLLKQRDEGGRWLITDHILNITDVRFGDRGRYTCAATNHNGTSYYTVTLRVIFTSGDMSIYYMIVCLVAFTIILILNITRLCMMSSHLRKTEKAINEFFRTEGAEKLQKAFEIAKRIPIITSAKTLELAKVTQFKTMEFARYIEELARSIPLPPLILNCRAFMEEIFEAVRVDDPDEVGEETKQTQALTTQDAIYPINPELKRSNSPAGDSDDGSVNEQGQEIAVQVSVHLQSEIQSIGTVSHDSCNSVPSEEEVC